One stretch of Acidobacteriota bacterium DNA includes these proteins:
- a CDS encoding NHL repeat-containing protein, whose product MQRNALSLVLSALCLFLAGCGGARRAVPESRPVVKRPLALLVSQEISGRILQQRLSEPFGLAVDNSGTLYVADAGNNRIVHFNSDLDPDRDFGGYGSRPGLFDGPGFMVVDNSLNLLVSDGGNRRVARCDGKLNYVNEIQLVDDEDPLKFGLISGVAVTDYGEVWVADRENNRVAVFDNLGRFDRFIGEFGYAGGELSSPEKIYHDAGGPFVVCDAGNGRLVFYDDYGNYSHQLAADAFDYPIALAADRQRHYWVLDGRSGVLFCFSLSGEPLFRAGPLLPGTSLSLRKPSDVAVLRDGRLVIADTGNHRLLVCTVVYEEP is encoded by the coding sequence ATGCAACGCAACGCCCTCAGTCTTGTCCTGTCGGCATTATGTCTGTTCCTGGCAGGGTGCGGCGGCGCACGCAGAGCGGTGCCCGAATCTCGGCCGGTCGTCAAACGACCGCTTGCCCTGCTGGTCTCGCAAGAGATATCCGGCCGGATTCTTCAGCAAAGGTTGAGCGAGCCGTTCGGCCTGGCCGTGGACAACAGCGGGACGTTGTACGTGGCCGATGCCGGCAACAACCGGATCGTACATTTCAACAGTGACCTGGACCCGGATCGAGACTTCGGCGGATACGGCAGCCGCCCCGGGCTGTTTGACGGCCCGGGATTCATGGTCGTCGACAACAGCCTGAACCTGCTGGTCTCGGACGGCGGCAATCGCCGCGTGGCCCGATGCGACGGCAAGCTCAACTACGTCAACGAAATCCAACTTGTAGACGACGAAGATCCATTGAAGTTCGGGCTCATTTCCGGAGTCGCGGTGACTGACTATGGTGAGGTCTGGGTGGCCGACCGGGAAAACAACCGCGTAGCCGTGTTTGACAACCTCGGTCGCTTCGACCGCTTCATCGGAGAGTTCGGTTACGCCGGGGGGGAACTATCCAGCCCCGAAAAGATCTACCACGATGCCGGGGGGCCGTTTGTGGTCTGCGATGCCGGCAACGGACGTCTGGTCTTCTACGATGATTACGGCAATTACTCCCACCAGCTTGCCGCTGACGCCTTCGACTACCCCATAGCCCTCGCAGCCGATCGCCAGCGGCACTACTGGGTGCTGGACGGCCGCAGCGGCGTGCTGTTCTGCTTCTCGCTCAGCGGCGAACCGCTGTTCAGGGCGGGGCCCCTTCTGCCCGGCACCAGTCTGTCATTGCGGAAACCATCGGACGTTGCCGTGCTGCGCGATGGCCGCCTTGTTATTGCTGACACCGGCAACCACCGGTTGCTTGTTTGTACGGTCGTCTATGAAGAACCCTGA